One window of Camelina sativa cultivar DH55 chromosome 4, Cs, whole genome shotgun sequence genomic DNA carries:
- the LOC104780432 gene encoding uncharacterized protein LOC104780432 encodes MVELVKDGYYESLPFTSGAYTWTFKIYPNGNTKEGVLPGWVSVYIKIDNSIFITNPQDVYADIKFFVYDGFNRFYSTHQESEPVRFHSLKTEWGMPYFLSTACFVEGSSVFIYDGGECKFGIDIFVDQSYHREVFSYDENVTNPVFTWNITNFSTLYNYSYTSNTFSSGDRNWVLKVYPKGYGVGKDKYLSLFLLSENKEINYVKATLRVLNQITSQNVAKQVEGWPNAVENGWGFQQFIILADLQDKSKGFVVNDILQIQVEIMAFSKHTPIN; translated from the exons ATGGTGGAGCTGGTCAAGGATGGATATTACGAGTCCCTTCCTTTCACTTCCGGTGCATATACTTG GACGTTTAAAATCTACCCAAACGGAAACACGAAGGAAGGAGTACTGCCAGGATGGGTTTCggtttatataaaaattgataacTCAATCTTCATCACCAACCCACAAGATGTGTATGCAGATATCAAGTTCTTCGTCTACGACGGTTTCAATCGTTTCTACTCTACACACCAAG AAAGTGAGCCAGTAAGGTTTCATAGTTTAAAAACGGAGTGGGGAATGCCTTATTTTCTGTCCACGGCATGTTTCGTCGAGGGATCGTCGGTATTTATTTACGACGGAGGGGAATGTAAGTTTGGAATAGATATCTTCGTTGATCAAAGCTACCACAGGGAAGTTTTCTCTTATGACGAAAACGTCACCAATCCCGTTTTCACTTGGAACATCACCAATTTCTCTACCCTCTATAATTACTCTTACACATCCAATACGTTTTCTTCTGGAGACAGAAACTG ggttttgaaaGTGTATCCAAAGGGATATGGTGTTGGAAAGGATAAATATTTGTCACTCTTCCTGTTGAGTGAGAATAAAGAAATCAATTACGTGAAAGCCACGCTACGAGTTCTAAACCAAATCACATCCCAGAATGTGGCGAAGCAAG TTGAGGGATGGCCCAATGCAGTAGAAAATGGATGGGGTTTCCAGCAGTTCATAATTCTTGCAGATCTTCAAGATAAATCCAAAGGTTTTGTTGTGAACGATATACTTCAAATTCAAGTCGAGATCATGGCCTTCTCTAAACACACTCCAATTAACTAG
- the LOC104783821 gene encoding uncharacterized protein LOC104783821 has protein sequence MAEETKGITSEIGSHQEDHVFRIDKGLQKHEKLKIPLHAYWRVRRPATYSITFDTYAKMEELVKDGYYESLPFISGGYTWTYKIYPNGNKGDGAVPGWVSVYTKIDTSIFVTNPQDVYADIKFFVFDGFNKIYYTHQESEPVRFDNENSEWGVANFLIKTCFVEGSSVFIYDGGKCKFGIDIFVDQSYQREVFSYDENVTNPIFTWNLSNFSTLYNYSYTSNTFSSGDRNWVLKVYRNGYGVGKDNYLSLFLLSENNEINYVKATLRVLNQITSRNVVKQGSNRRSLEPARDVLSLVDRRSHVMRDP, from the exons ATGGCAGAAGAGACGAAAGGGATAACCTCCGAGATCGGATCACATCAG GAGGATCATGTTTTTCGTATAGACAAAG GGTTGCAAAAACACGAGAAGCTCAAGATACCTTTACATGCATATTGGAGAGTACGTCGTCCAGCAACTTACAGCATCACGTTCGACACTTATGCCAAAATGGAGGAGCTGGTCAAGGATGGATATTACGAGTCCCTTCCTTTCATTTCCGGTGGATATACTTG gaCGTACAAAATCTACCCAAACGGAAACAAGGGGGACGGCGCAGTGCCAGGATGGGTTTCGGTTTACACAAAGATCGATACCTCAATCTTCGTCACAAACCCACAAGATGTGTATGCGGATATCAAGTTCTTCGTCTTCGACGGTTTCAATAAAATCTATTATACACACCAAG AAAGTGAGCCAGTAAGGTTTGATAATGAAAATTCGGAGTGGGGAGTGGCGAATTTTCTGATCAAGACATGTTTCGTCGAGGGATCGTCGGTATTTATATACGACGGAGGGAAATGTAAGTTTGGAATAGATATCTTCGTTGATCAAAGCTACCAGAGGGAAGTTTTCTCTTATGATGAAAACGTCACCAACCCCATTTTCACTTGGAACCTCTCCAATTTCTCTACCCTCTATAATTACTCTTACACATCCAATACGTTTTCTTCTGGAGACAGAAACTG ggttttgaaaGTGTATCGAAATGGATATGGTGTTGGAAAGGATAACTATTTGTCACTCTTCCTGTTGagtgagaataatgaaatcaatTACGTTAAAGCCACGCTACGAGTTCTAAACCAAATTACATCCCGCAATGTGGTGAAGCAAG GCTCAAACCGGAGATCTCTTGAACCTGCTCGAGACGTTTTATCATTAGTGGATCGCCGGAGCCATGTGATGCGAGACCCGTAG
- the LOC104783822 gene encoding uncharacterized protein LOC104783822, with protein MNKPLFIRIVTTIENGVSYFRQRRDATGRLGLSALQKCTSAIRMMAYECSADATDEYLRLAETTAHKCLLHFVEGVINLFGDEYLRRPTAEDLQRLLNIGEHRGFPGMVGSIDCMHWEWKNCPTAWKGQYSRGSGKPTIVLEAVASQDLWIWHAFFGPPGSLNDINVLYRSPVFDDILEGRAPRVTYVVNGRQYKMAYYLTDGIYPKWATFIQSITLPRGRKAKIFAQWQEGCRKDVEQKDLIEHIW; from the exons atgaacaaaccattgttcATTCGTATTGTTACTactattgagaatggagtcTCATACTTCAGACAAAGGCGAGATGCTACTGGAAGGCTCGGTCTTTCggcacttcaaaaatgtacgTCGGCTATTCGTATGATGGCGTACGAATGTTCGGCAGATGCAACGGATGAATATTTACGACTCGCTGAAACAACCGCCCACAAATGCCTTCTACATTTTGTTGAGGGAGTTATAAATCTGTTTGGCGACGAATATCTCAGAAGACCAACAGCGGAAGACCTCCAACGATTACTGAATATTGGAGAACATCGCGGTTTCCCCGGAATGGTAgggagcatagattgtatgcattgggagtggaagaattgtcctaCTGCATGGAAAGGACAATATTCACGTGGATCGGGTAAACCGACAATCGTACTAGAGGCTGTGGCATcacaagatttatggatttggcacgcattttttggacCACCAGGTtcgttaaatgatatcaatgtctTGTACCGCTCTccggtgtttgatgatatcctagAGGGCCGAGCTCCGAGAGTTACATATGTTGTCAATGGACGGCAATACAAAATGGCGTACTACCTCACTGACGGTATCTATCCCAAATGggcaactttcatccaatccATTACACTTCCACGTGGTCGAAAAGCAAAAATCTTTGCTCAATGGCAAGAAGGATGtcgtaaagatgtagagc aaaaagacttgattgagcatatctggTAA
- the LOC104780434 gene encoding nudix hydrolase 9 isoform X2 — MAKLAEEMNPEGSQYQILLSCPFGISPSQVSVDFSKSHDRVPHPDPDLEDSISQVWEKRAQGNSSLFNGQKFRYGSYSLDGDGGSGGTNEVQHVCLRLGLTDYRTFVGTNLSSLWEKFLVTSQDDSIRCRHTSSPLGNGAVIETSDKKIIVLRRSNNVGEFPGHYVFPGGHPEPTAVGIDYHQLENNVQTGELLNKKVTQEMFDSIICEVVEETGIPASSLSPPLFIGISRRELNVRPAMFFFVKCSHHSDDIPRLYSSAEDGFESTQLHTVSLDELKMMTSRMPGCHHGGYALYELMLQRLKNIKETSVSAKEDDT; from the exons ATGGCGAAACTAGCAGAAGAGATGAATCCTGAAGGTTCACAATATCAAATTCTTCTCTCATGTCCTTTTGGAATCTCTCCATCTCAG GTCTCGGTGGATTTCTCGAAATCGCACGATCGGGTTCCTCATCCCGATCCCGATCTCGAAGATTCTATTTCTCAG GTTTGGGAGAAGAGAGCACAGGGCAATTCATCATTGTTCAATGGCCAAAAGTTCAGG TATGGATCATATAGTTTAGATGGTGATGGTGGTAGTGGTGGTACCAATGAAGTGCAACACGTTTGTCTTCGCCTTGGCTTGACTGATTACAG GACTTTTGTAGGAACTAATTTGAGTTCTCTGTGGGAGAAGTTCCTTGTTACATCACAAG ATGACTCAATAAGATGTAGGCATACCTCAAGTCCATTGGGTAATGGAGCAGTTATCGAAACTTCTGACAAGAAGATTATTGTGTTACGCCGGAGTAATAATGTTGGGGAGTTTCCAGGTCATTATGTATTCCCTGGGGGCCATCCAGAG CCAACAGCAGTAGGTATTGATTACCACCAGCTTGAAAATAATGTTCAAACCGGCGAGCTCTTAAACAAGAAGGTGACTCAAGAAATGTTTGACAGCATTATCTGTGAAGTTGTTGAAGAAACTGGAATACCAGCATCATCACTT AGCCCTCCTCTGTTCATCGGAATATCTCGTAGGGAGTTGAATGTAAGACCAGCTATGTTTTTCTTCGTCAAGTGTAGTCATCATTCAGATGACATTCCAAGATTATACTCTAGCGCTGAAGATGGATTCGAGTCAACACAGCTCCACACTGTCTCATTG GATGagctgaagatgatgacatCGAGAATGCCGGGTTGCCATCATGGTGGATACGCTCTCTACGAACTGATGCTTCAACGTCTCAAGAACATAAAGGAAACGTCTGTATCAGCCAAAGAGGACGATACTtaa
- the LOC104780434 gene encoding nudix hydrolase 9 isoform X1 has product MAKLAEEMNPEGSQYQILLSCPFGISPSQVSVDFSKSHDRVPHPDPDLEDSISQVWEKRAQGNSSLFNGQKFRFQYGSYSLDGDGGSGGTNEVQHVCLRLGLTDYRTFVGTNLSSLWEKFLVTSQDDSIRCRHTSSPLGNGAVIETSDKKIIVLRRSNNVGEFPGHYVFPGGHPEPTAVGIDYHQLENNVQTGELLNKKVTQEMFDSIICEVVEETGIPASSLSPPLFIGISRRELNVRPAMFFFVKCSHHSDDIPRLYSSAEDGFESTQLHTVSLDELKMMTSRMPGCHHGGYALYELMLQRLKNIKETSVSAKEDDT; this is encoded by the exons ATGGCGAAACTAGCAGAAGAGATGAATCCTGAAGGTTCACAATATCAAATTCTTCTCTCATGTCCTTTTGGAATCTCTCCATCTCAG GTCTCGGTGGATTTCTCGAAATCGCACGATCGGGTTCCTCATCCCGATCCCGATCTCGAAGATTCTATTTCTCAG GTTTGGGAGAAGAGAGCACAGGGCAATTCATCATTGTTCAATGGCCAAAAGTTCAGG TTTCAGTATGGATCATATAGTTTAGATGGTGATGGTGGTAGTGGTGGTACCAATGAAGTGCAACACGTTTGTCTTCGCCTTGGCTTGACTGATTACAG GACTTTTGTAGGAACTAATTTGAGTTCTCTGTGGGAGAAGTTCCTTGTTACATCACAAG ATGACTCAATAAGATGTAGGCATACCTCAAGTCCATTGGGTAATGGAGCAGTTATCGAAACTTCTGACAAGAAGATTATTGTGTTACGCCGGAGTAATAATGTTGGGGAGTTTCCAGGTCATTATGTATTCCCTGGGGGCCATCCAGAG CCAACAGCAGTAGGTATTGATTACCACCAGCTTGAAAATAATGTTCAAACCGGCGAGCTCTTAAACAAGAAGGTGACTCAAGAAATGTTTGACAGCATTATCTGTGAAGTTGTTGAAGAAACTGGAATACCAGCATCATCACTT AGCCCTCCTCTGTTCATCGGAATATCTCGTAGGGAGTTGAATGTAAGACCAGCTATGTTTTTCTTCGTCAAGTGTAGTCATCATTCAGATGACATTCCAAGATTATACTCTAGCGCTGAAGATGGATTCGAGTCAACACAGCTCCACACTGTCTCATTG GATGagctgaagatgatgacatCGAGAATGCCGGGTTGCCATCATGGTGGATACGCTCTCTACGAACTGATGCTTCAACGTCTCAAGAACATAAAGGAAACGTCTGTATCAGCCAAAGAGGACGATACTtaa
- the LOC104780434 gene encoding nudix hydrolase 9 isoform X3, whose amino-acid sequence MSFWNLSISGLGGFLEIARSGSSSRSRSRRFYFSGLGEESTGQFIIVQWPKVQDGDGGSGGTNEVQHVCLRLGLTDYRTFVGTNLSSLWEKFLVTSQDDSIRCRHTSSPLGNGAVIETSDKKIIVLRRSNNVGEFPGHYVFPGGHPEPTAVGIDYHQLENNVQTGELLNKKVTQEMFDSIICEVVEETGIPASSLSPPLFIGISRRELNVRPAMFFFVKCSHHSDDIPRLYSSAEDGFESTQLHTVSLDELKMMTSRMPGCHHGGYALYELMLQRLKNIKETSVSAKEDDT is encoded by the exons ATGTCCTTTTGGAATCTCTCCATCTCAG GTCTCGGTGGATTTCTCGAAATCGCACGATCGGGTTCCTCATCCCGATCCCGATCTCGAAGATTCTATTTCTCAG GTTTGGGAGAAGAGAGCACAGGGCAATTCATCATTGTTCAATGGCCAAAAGTTCAGG ATGGTGATGGTGGTAGTGGTGGTACCAATGAAGTGCAACACGTTTGTCTTCGCCTTGGCTTGACTGATTACAG GACTTTTGTAGGAACTAATTTGAGTTCTCTGTGGGAGAAGTTCCTTGTTACATCACAAG ATGACTCAATAAGATGTAGGCATACCTCAAGTCCATTGGGTAATGGAGCAGTTATCGAAACTTCTGACAAGAAGATTATTGTGTTACGCCGGAGTAATAATGTTGGGGAGTTTCCAGGTCATTATGTATTCCCTGGGGGCCATCCAGAG CCAACAGCAGTAGGTATTGATTACCACCAGCTTGAAAATAATGTTCAAACCGGCGAGCTCTTAAACAAGAAGGTGACTCAAGAAATGTTTGACAGCATTATCTGTGAAGTTGTTGAAGAAACTGGAATACCAGCATCATCACTT AGCCCTCCTCTGTTCATCGGAATATCTCGTAGGGAGTTGAATGTAAGACCAGCTATGTTTTTCTTCGTCAAGTGTAGTCATCATTCAGATGACATTCCAAGATTATACTCTAGCGCTGAAGATGGATTCGAGTCAACACAGCTCCACACTGTCTCATTG GATGagctgaagatgatgacatCGAGAATGCCGGGTTGCCATCATGGTGGATACGCTCTCTACGAACTGATGCTTCAACGTCTCAAGAACATAAAGGAAACGTCTGTATCAGCCAAAGAGGACGATACTtaa